From the genome of Bacteroidota bacterium, one region includes:
- the bamD gene encoding outer membrane protein assembly factor BamD produces the protein MKKVLFPALLAVIFLAGCSLDVDRSAMSPEERFKYALSLYEDESYLEAITEFEGILIQYPGSTVAADAQYFLAMSRFKRSEYLMGAYEFSKLINTMRASKYIKDAQFMLADCYYELSPNYALDQKYSEKAIEEFQAFINFFPTDPKVEEAERKIAEMNDKLAQKVFSNAVTYEKMGMYGAAIEYYGFLTEKYHDSKYCGEASYNKITLLVDRKRYKEALKETELFLARYKGDPNTRNVESIRADLLKMPQLSAQ, from the coding sequence ATGAAAAAAGTATTATTTCCGGCACTTTTGGCTGTGATCTTCCTGGCAGGCTGCTCACTTGATGTCGACCGTTCTGCCATGTCACCCGAAGAGAGATTCAAGTATGCACTGTCTTTGTACGAAGATGAGTCATATCTTGAGGCAATAACCGAATTTGAAGGTATACTGATACAATATCCCGGCAGTACAGTTGCAGCAGATGCACAGTATTTCCTTGCGATGTCCCGTTTTAAGAGAAGTGAATACCTGATGGGCGCCTACGAGTTCAGCAAACTGATCAACACTATGCGCGCCAGCAAGTATATCAAAGATGCACAATTTATGCTTGCCGACTGTTATTATGAATTGTCGCCCAATTATGCCCTCGACCAAAAGTACTCTGAGAAGGCAATCGAAGAATTTCAGGCTTTTATCAACTTTTTCCCGACTGACCCAAAGGTAGAGGAAGCTGAAAGAAAAATTGCCGAAATGAACGATAAACTCGCACAGAAGGTCTTTTCGAACGCAGTTACCTATGAAAAAATGGGAATGTATGGAGCTGCGATAGAATACTACGGATTCCTTACCGAGAAATATCACGATTCAAAATACTGCGGTGAAGCTTCATACAACAAGATTACACTCCTTGTCGACAGAAAAAGATATAAAGAAGCGCTAAAGGAAACAGAACTCTTCCTCGCCAGATACAAAGGTGATCCGAACACGCGGAATGTTGAATCGATAAGGGCAGATCTCCTCAAGATGCCACAACTCTCGGCTCAATAG
- the recF gene encoding DNA replication and repair protein RecF (All proteins in this family for which functions are known are DNA-binding proteins that assist the filamentation of RecA onto DNA for the initiation of recombination or recombinational repair.) has product MILKSLELKNFRLHKDSHFDFSPGLNFLVGGNGKGKTTILEAVYLICTTKSFRSSPDTEMINFDSDVYEIVSSIESFTSHKVRIRYGREENKRVYFKDGKQLNRAADVIGKFPVVVLTPADLDLTHGYPADRRKFVDSVISQSSEVYLDTLLDYNRTLKQRSSLLNKLKEFRSKTLFDQLEAWDEKLVNSGVQLIVMRRKFISEFKDYLSESYSHIMNNQEIPAIEYDSFAADDAGIQSVFHKAILANRENEIRRGTNLTGPHKDDFVFSINGNSVRTFGSQGQHKTFQVALKFAQFFFLKKILKNTPFFLLDDVFGELDKARSIAISDYLKEVGQAFITLTDFSNYGFLKKDENDSTIFVNP; this is encoded by the coding sequence ATGATATTAAAGTCACTGGAACTTAAGAATTTCCGGTTGCATAAAGATTCGCATTTTGATTTTTCTCCGGGGCTAAACTTCCTGGTTGGTGGTAACGGTAAAGGTAAAACAACCATTCTTGAGGCTGTGTACCTCATATGTACCACAAAAAGTTTCAGATCGAGTCCCGATACTGAGATGATAAATTTTGACTCGGATGTTTACGAAATCGTCTCATCCATCGAGAGCTTCACTTCTCATAAAGTGAGGATAAGGTATGGAAGAGAAGAGAATAAAAGAGTATATTTTAAGGACGGGAAGCAGTTAAACCGTGCCGCAGATGTGATTGGCAAATTTCCGGTCGTGGTACTGACTCCGGCAGATCTCGACCTTACCCACGGGTATCCCGCTGACAGAAGAAAATTTGTCGATTCGGTTATTTCGCAGTCAAGTGAAGTGTATCTTGATACACTACTCGACTACAACAGAACATTAAAACAAAGGTCATCTCTCTTAAATAAATTGAAAGAGTTCAGGTCGAAAACCCTCTTTGATCAACTGGAAGCCTGGGATGAAAAACTGGTTAATTCAGGCGTCCAACTCATCGTGATGAGACGAAAGTTCATCAGCGAATTCAAGGACTACCTCTCCGAATCATACTCTCACATCATGAACAACCAAGAGATTCCGGCAATCGAATACGATTCTTTTGCCGCGGATGATGCCGGCATTCAGAGTGTGTTTCACAAGGCGATCCTTGCGAACAGAGAGAATGAAATAAGGCGGGGGACAAACCTTACGGGTCCTCACAAGGATGATTTTGTTTTCAGTATAAACGGAAATTCCGTAAGGACTTTCGGATCACAGGGGCAGCACAAGACATTTCAGGTGGCTTTGAAGTTCGCACAGTTCTTTTTCCTGAAGAAGATTTTGAAGAACACCCCTTTTTTCCTGTTGGATGATGTTTTTGGTGAGCTTGACAAGGCAAGATCGATCGCAATCAGCGACTACTTAAAGGAAGTGGGGCAGGCATTTATAACATTGACCGACTTCTCAAACTACGGGTTTTTAAAAAAGGATGAGAACGATTCAACAATTTTTGTTAATCCCTGA
- the dnaN gene encoding DNA polymerase III subunit beta, whose protein sequence is MQFTINSIAFDKLITKVLPAVPLRTPMPILENILVEFGDGELTLTANDHEVAISVKDLVTCDGSARFIVKGKLLSDFVKSLGDTLIRVVIEEQKIVMQTDLGHYNFNYSSPDNFPGFKDIETENSLEIDAKLLKKALQAASFAVSKDSARVSMTGVLIDMKEDGTHFVATDAHKLVRFSALNLKHDDPVAIVVPGKTVNILVKLLEDGVVSLKYTTGGMYFESGTTRLVSRLIEHKFPEYSAVIPADSPNKLSISKAPFISATRRMVLLSNKNFQLVKVTLDKESIQMNTEDQESGSRADESIPANYIGENFTIGFKTESLLEILNNLNCDDLVVELVSPSKAAIFKPLKQDENEDLLMLLMPTRLNTI, encoded by the coding sequence ATGCAATTTACCATTAACAGTATAGCTTTTGACAAGCTGATAACAAAAGTCCTCCCGGCTGTGCCACTGCGTACCCCGATGCCTATTCTCGAGAACATCCTTGTGGAATTTGGGGATGGCGAACTCACCCTTACTGCCAATGATCATGAAGTTGCGATCAGTGTAAAAGATCTGGTTACATGCGACGGTTCGGCAAGATTCATCGTGAAAGGAAAACTCCTGAGCGATTTTGTGAAATCACTCGGTGACACGCTGATCAGAGTGGTGATTGAGGAACAAAAAATTGTGATGCAAACAGATTTGGGCCATTACAACTTCAATTACTCCTCCCCCGACAATTTCCCCGGATTTAAGGACATTGAAACCGAAAACAGCCTTGAAATAGACGCAAAGCTCCTCAAAAAAGCACTTCAGGCTGCCTCCTTCGCTGTATCCAAGGATTCAGCAAGGGTTTCCATGACGGGTGTGCTAATCGACATGAAAGAGGATGGTACTCATTTTGTTGCCACCGATGCCCACAAACTTGTCAGATTTTCGGCACTCAATTTGAAGCATGATGATCCCGTGGCTATAGTTGTACCGGGTAAAACTGTTAATATCCTTGTAAAACTTCTCGAAGACGGGGTTGTTTCCCTGAAATATACAACAGGCGGCATGTATTTTGAATCCGGAACCACAAGGCTTGTTTCCAGACTGATCGAACATAAATTTCCGGAATACAGCGCCGTAATTCCTGCTGACAGTCCGAATAAACTTTCAATCAGCAAAGCGCCCTTTATCTCCGCCACAAGAAGGATGGTGCTTCTCAGCAACAAAAACTTCCAGCTTGTAAAAGTTACTCTCGACAAAGAGAGCATACAAATGAATACAGAGGATCAGGAGAGCGGTTCGAGGGCTGACGAGTCGATTCCGGCAAATTATATTGGTGAAAATTTTACCATTGGCTTCAAAACCGAATCCCTGCTTGAAATTTTGAATAATCTAAACTGTGATGATCTCGTGGTCGAGTTGGTATCCCCGTCAAAAGCAGCAATATTCAAGCCGCTTAAACAGGATGAAAATGAGGATCTGCTGATGCTCCTCATGCCGACGCGTCTGAACACAATATGA
- a CDS encoding acyl-CoA thioesterase, whose protein sequence is MDKPVKISQVVMTELVLPNHTNPHSHLLGGQLMLWIDICAALCAAKHAQAVCVTASVDKIDFHHPIKLGEVVTLQASVNRVFNTSLEVGVKIHSESFYSGNRAHTNSAYLTFVSIDKDGNPVPAPKVIPETEEEIRRFEQAGNRREQRLRNRIK, encoded by the coding sequence ATGGATAAACCGGTAAAAATCTCCCAGGTCGTAATGACCGAGCTGGTGCTCCCAAACCACACCAACCCCCACTCACATCTTTTGGGCGGGCAGTTGATGCTTTGGATCGACATTTGTGCCGCCCTTTGCGCCGCGAAACATGCCCAGGCAGTCTGCGTAACGGCATCTGTTGATAAAATTGATTTTCACCACCCAATCAAACTCGGGGAAGTGGTTACACTTCAGGCATCGGTAAACAGAGTATTTAATACTTCGCTTGAGGTGGGTGTAAAAATCCACTCCGAATCGTTTTATTCGGGTAACAGGGCACATACAAACAGTGCATATCTTACCTTTGTAAGTATCGACAAGGATGGCAACCCCGTACCCGCACCAAAAGTAATCCCTGAAACTGAAGAGGAAATTCGCCGGTTTGAGCAGGCAGGAAACAGACGGGAACAGCGCCTCCGTAACCGGATAAAATGA